The Streptomyces asoensis DNA window GCCGGCGGCGAGCAGCAGCGGTCCGGCCGCCGAGGCGAAGGCGATCAGGGCGGCCACCGGCTGGCGCCAGCCGAAGCTCTGCTCGGCGACACGCGTGCGTGCCCCGTCGGCGCCGATGACGGCGGCGGCGAGGAGGGCGAGGCCGTAGACGAGGGTGGCCGGTCCGGCCCAGGTGGAGCCGTTGGACAGCACCGCGAAAACGAGCCCGACGAGGGCGACCGCCCAGGACGCCCGGACGCCGAAGGTGCGCTCCGAGCGCAGCAGGGCGGCCAGCGCGGCGAGCACGATGCCGATGAGCATGAGGCCGTCGACGGTGCCCGGGCCGCCGGGGCTGGCGCCGAGCAGGTCGATCGCGGTGGCGGACGACGGTCCGAAGTCGAGGCCGGCCTGGGTGAAGAAGCCGAACGGCAGCAGGGACAGCGACCAGGGCGCGAGGATCAGCAGGGGGGTGCCCAGCTGGGCCAGCAAGCGCAGCCCGTAGGCGGTGATCTCGCCGCGGCGCACGGCGAGGACCGCGAGGCCCAGGACGAGCGCGACGGGCCAGACGATCGGCGTGAAGGCGGTGGTGATCGTCAGCAGCAGGGCGTAGGCCCAGGTGGCGCGCCAGCTGCCGCGGGCACCGGACGCGTGCGTGAGGCCGCTCGCGGCGACGCCCGCGCGGGCGATGAGCGGCAGCAGGACGGCCAGGACGGCGGTGCCGACCCGGCCGCCGGCGAGGGCGCCGGTGGCGGCGGGCAGGAAGGCGTAGACGACGGCCGCCCAGGCACGCAGGAGACGGGACTCCACGAGCGGCCGGGAGGCGAAGTAGGCGGTGAAGCCGGCCAGCGGCACCGAGCAGACCAGCAGCACGGTGAGGGCGAGGCCGGTCGAGCCGAACAGCAGGGTGGCCAGTGTCGCGATGATCGCGAGGTAGGGCGGGGCGGACGGGGTGCCGCCGGTGCCGATCGGATGCCAGGCGTCGAGGTAGCTCGACCACAGCGTGGAGGCGTCGGCCGGGGCGGGGAGCAGGGCGCCGCCCGCGAGCGCGCCGCCGCCGAGGAGGTTGCGGCAGGCGACCAGGGAGACGAGCAGCAGGACGAGGAAGAGCACCGGGCCGGGTTTGCGGGCGATGCGCTTGAGGCGGGCGAACTGCTCGATCTCCAGGAAGTCGGCGTCGTCACCGCCGGGTCCGGACTCGACGGCGCCGCCGTGCCGGCCGGCGCCGGAGACGGCGTCGGGGTCGGAGGAGCCGAAGAAGTCGCCGGCGACCTGTTCGACGGTGGCCCGCACGGTGGCGCCGGGAGGCGGGAACAGGGGGCGCAGTTCGTCCTTGCCGACCGCCGGTTTCCCGCGGCTGCGCCGCCCGGCGATGATCCGTTCGGGCCGCAGCAGGGTGCCCAGCAGGCCGCGGATCTCGTCGAGGGCCTGTCCGGGGACCTTGCCGACGAGGTAGGCGACGGTGCGCAGCAGGGTGCCGACGACGAGCCGCAGCAGGACCCAGGGCAGCAGGGCGGTGCGGCTGTTGACGAGGAGGGTGTAGACGGCGCCGGCCTTGTCGACCTTGTGCGGGGAGGCGCTGGTGCGGCCCGCGCAGTCGACGGTGCGGCGCTCCCGGGAGGCGGCCTCGGCGTGCCGGACGACGGCCTCGGGGGCGATGAGGACGCGGTGGCCCGCGGCCTGGGCGCGCCAGCACAGGTCTACGTCGTCGCGCATCAGGGGCAGACGGCGGTCGAAGCCGCCGAGGCGGTCGAAGACGTCGCGGCGGATCAGCATGCCGGCCGTGGAGACGGACAGCACGGACCGGACGTGGTCGTGCTGGCCCTGGTCCTGTTCGCGGCGGTCGAGGCCGGTCCAGCGGCGGCCGGAGTGGGCGATGGTGACGCCGACCTCGAGGAGCTGGCGGCGGTCGTACCAGCCGCGGAGCTTGGGGCCGACGACGGCCACGTCGTCGCGGCCCAGTTCGAGTTCGTTGTCGACCACGCGCAGCAGTTCGGCGAGCGCGCCCGGTTCGGGGGCGCTGTCGTCGTGCAGCAGCCACAGCCACTGCACGGGCTCGCCGTACGGGAGTTCCGGCAGGTCGTAGGCGTCGTCGCGCCAGGTGCGCGTGACGGGGTCCCAGCCGCTGGGGCGCTTGAGGTAGGGCAGTTCCTCGGGGGTGAGGACCGGTGCGGTGCGGTTGGCCTCCTCGACGGCCTGGCCGAAGCCGGTGCGCCGGGCGAGGTGCAGGACGCGGTCGTCGCCGAGGGCCTCGCCGAGCAGGCGGGCGGAGTCGTCCGAGCTGCCGGTGTCGGCGGCGATGACGGACTGGACGGGGCGCTCCTGGCCGAGCAGCCCGGCGAGCGCGTCGGGCAGCCAGCGGGCACCGTCGTGGGAGACGATCACCGCGGTCACTGCGTGACGCGGGAACTCAGGTGTGGCAGCGCCGTCGTGGCGGGCTGCCGTGTGGCTGTGCACGGACATCGAGGTACGGGCCCCGGTTCGGTGGACTGCGGTGGACGCCTGCGCCGTGTGGGCGGCGGGGTGTCTCGGACGAGCGCCCACACTATCGGCTGAACCGGAAGGGGCGGAGCGCGGCGCTGTGACCGGGGGCGGCCGCCGGGCGGTGGACGGGCGACGGCCCGCCGCGCGTGGACGACCCACGTGCGACGGGCCGTTCGGACCCTTGCTTCCCGTAGTGCGGCACCGCGGTCGTCTCCCGTACCGCGACCGCCGCGGTGTCTTTCGTGCCCGTCGATGCGGTCCTGGCTCAGACCGCCGCCTTCTTCAGCCGGCGGCGCTCCCGTTCGGACAGGCCGCCCCAGATGCCGAAGCGCTCGTCGTTGGCCAGGGCGTACTCGAGGCATTCGGAGCGGACCTCACAGGCGAGGCAGACCTTCTTCGCCTCGCGGGTGGAGCCGCCCTTCTCGGGGAAGAAGGACTCGGGATCGGTCTGGGCGCACAGCGCGCGCTCCTGCCAGCCGAGTTCCTCGTCCGCGTCGTCGACGTCGACCAGCAGTTGCTGCACCAGCTCGGTCATGTGCGCCCCTCGCTCTGTCTTTCGCGTCCCCGTGACGTGGCCGTTACCGATTCCGGCTGAACGACACGAGTGAAATTACAAGTGTGCTGCTCCGGGCGAGTCAAGCCGAGATCTGCTATTGGGCCCCTTATTCACTCTGCGGAACCAAGGCCAAGCGGTAAGTGTTCAAATCGCCATAAACCTTGACACGCAGATGGAGCCCCGGAAGGCCGTCGGCCCCGCACGGTGCTCGTACGGAGAAGACGCCCACAGGTGCGATCCCGTTGCGGCACGCACGCGGAAGCGAACCTGATCACAGAAGGATCACGGGATCGCCAGGAGGCTTGCGCGCCCGGCATGTGCGCCATGTGTCCCGGTCGGGGCATGCACAAACCTTTCACCTCGCAGATGAACCGAATGAGGTGAACCGGGTCCCACATACCGGGCGTCGAGTTGACAGTGGAGGTGTGAACCGCTGTCCTTGTGGGCATGCTCGCGAACTTGGCACTCACCTCGACCCGCTCCGCCGGGTCCCACGGTGCTGCCCGCGCTCGCTGTAGCTGTTGTCGTCGTTCCAGCTGTTGAGCCAACGCGCTCCGGCCGCTCCCCCTGAGTCCACCGCGACTCGGCTGCTGTTTCCCTCCGGCCCACACCAGGGCGCCCCTGCTCCTCCCGCGATCCGGGCGGACGGTACGTGACACCCAGCCCCCCACTTCCTTCCGCCTCTTCCGCCGAGGAACACGCACCCCAATGAACAGCGACAGCGACCTCCAGATCGCGGGCGACCTCCTCGAAGTCCCGCACCTCCTCCAGGCTCCGCGCGAACACCCGGCCACCGTCGCCGAGTTCGTCGGCCTGGCCCGCTCCGTCGCCGCCGACCGGGACCGGTGGGCCCACCTGGTCCGGTACGACGCGACGACCCGCTGGTACCACCGGCTGCGCACCGGCCCCGGCTACGAGGTGTGGCTGCTGTCCTGGGTGCCCGGACAGGGCAGCGGGCTGCACGACCACGGCCGCTCCTCGGGCGTGCTCACCGTCCTGGACGGCGAGCTGACCGAGCGCACGGAGCGCGGGAAGCGGGTGCTCACGGCCGGTGTGCAGCGGGTCTTCGCGCCGGGGTACGCGCACGAGGTCGTCAACGACGCCCTGGAGCCGGCGGTCAGCCTGCACGTCTACTTCCCGGGCCTGACGGAGATGCCCATGCACCCGGGGTCCGGGCTCCTCACGGCCGCGGGGACCGGGTCCGCCGAGGGCGCCCGCCGGACACCGATGGCCTGCACGGCGCTCGCGGCGCACGGACCGACGGACCCCGTCGGCCCGTAGGGGTGACCGGGATTTCCACAGGCGGGTGGTTGTCCACAACCGGCCGACGGACCGTCGCGGTCGCCTGCGAGACTTGCTCCCATGCGCATTGTGGTTCTGGCAGGCGGCATCGGCGGTGCCCGGTTCCTGCGCGGTCTGAAGCAGGCCGTGCCGGACGCGGACATCACGGTCATCGGCAACACCGGCGACGACATCCACCTCTTCGGGCTGAAGGTCTGTCCGGACCTCGACACGGTGATGTACACGCTCGGCGGCGGCATCAACGAGGAACAGGGCTGGGGGCGGGCCGACGAGACCTTCCACCTGAAGGAGGAGCTCGCGGCGTACGGCGCCGGACCCGGGTGGTTCGGACTGGGCGACCGGGACTTCGCCACGCACATCGTGCGGACGCAGATGATCGGCGCCGGGTACCCGCTGAGCGCGGTGACCGAGGCGCTGTGCGACCGGTGGAAGCCGGGCGTCCGGCTCATCCCCATGACCGACGACCGGGTGGAGACCCATGTCGCGGTCGAGGTGGACGGTGAGAACAAGGCCGTGCACTTCCAGGAGTACTGGGTGCGGCTGCGGGCCTCGGTCCCGGCGCGGGCCGTCGTGCCCGTCGGCGCCGAGCAGGCCAAGCCGGCGCCCGGGGTGCTGGAGGCCGTCGCGGCGGCGGACGTGATCCTCTTCCCGCCGTCCAACCCGGTCGTCTCGGTCGGCACGATCCTCGCCGTGCCGGGCATCCGCGAGGCGATCGCCGACGCCGGGGTGCCGGTGGTGGGCCTCTCCCCCATCGTCGGGGACGCGCCCGTGCGCGGGATGGCCGACAAGGTGCTCGCGGCGGTCGGCGTGGAGTCGGCGGCGGCCGCGGTGGCCGAGCACTACGGCTCGGGTCTGCTGGACGGCTGGCTCGTCGACACCGTGGACGCGGGGGCCGTGGAGCGGGTCGAGGCGGCCGGGATCCGCTGCCGGGCCGTCCCGCTGATGATGACCGACCTGGACGCGACCGCGCGGATGGCGCGGGAGGCGCTGGCGCTGGCCGAGGAGGTGCGGACGGTATGAGCGGCTCCGGGTCCACCGGGACCGGTTACCGGGTCTGGGCGGTCGGCGGGCTGCCCGAGGTACGCGCCGGGGACGACCTCACGAAGCTGATCGCGGCCGCCGAACCCGGGCTGGCCGACGGTGACGTCCTGCTCGTCACCTCCAAGATCGTGTCCAAGGCCGAGGGACGGATCGTCCATGCGGAGGACCGGGAGGCCGCGATCGACGCCGAGACCGTACGGGTCGTCGCCCGGCGCGGCACCCTGCGGATCGTCGAGAACCGGCAGGGCCTCGTCATGGCGGCCGCCGGGGTCGACGCCTCCAACACCCCGGCCGGGACCGTGCTGTTGCTGCCCGAGGACCCGGACGCCTCGGCGCGGCTCATCCGGGACGGGCTGCGGGACGCGCTCGGTGTCGAGGTGGGCGTCGTCGTCACCGACACCTTCGGGCGGCCCTGGCGCGCCGGCCTCACCGACGTGGCGATCGGCGCCGCCGGGGTGCGGGTCCTGGACGACCTGCGCGGAGGCACGGACGCGCACGGCAATCCGCTCAGCGCGACGGTCGTCGCCACCGCGGACGAACTGGCAGCCGCCGGGGACCTCGTCAAGGGAAAGGCCTCCGCGCTTCCCGTGGCCGTGGTCCGGGGACTGGGGCACGTCGTCGTGACCGACGACGCCGGGGCCCGGGTCATGGTGCGCGGGGCGCGCGACGACATGTTCCGGCTCGGGACCTCCGAAGCGGTGCGGCTGGCGGTCACCCAGCGCAGGACCGTGCGGTCCTTCACGGACGAGCCCGTCGACCCGGGGGCGGTCCGGCGGGCGGTGGCGGCCGCCGTCACCGCGCCGGCGCCGCACCACACGAC harbors:
- a CDS encoding WhiB family transcriptional regulator, with product MTELVQQLLVDVDDADEELGWQERALCAQTDPESFFPEKGGSTREAKKVCLACEVRSECLEYALANDERFGIWGGLSERERRRLKKAAV
- a CDS encoding glycosyltransferase family 2 protein, translating into MSVHSHTAARHDGAATPEFPRHAVTAVIVSHDGARWLPDALAGLLGQERPVQSVIAADTGSSDDSARLLGEALGDDRVLHLARRTGFGQAVEEANRTAPVLTPEELPYLKRPSGWDPVTRTWRDDAYDLPELPYGEPVQWLWLLHDDSAPEPGALAELLRVVDNELELGRDDVAVVGPKLRGWYDRRQLLEVGVTIAHSGRRWTGLDRREQDQGQHDHVRSVLSVSTAGMLIRRDVFDRLGGFDRRLPLMRDDVDLCWRAQAAGHRVLIAPEAVVRHAEAASRERRTVDCAGRTSASPHKVDKAGAVYTLLVNSRTALLPWVLLRLVVGTLLRTVAYLVGKVPGQALDEIRGLLGTLLRPERIIAGRRSRGKPAVGKDELRPLFPPPGATVRATVEQVAGDFFGSSDPDAVSGAGRHGGAVESGPGGDDADFLEIEQFARLKRIARKPGPVLFLVLLLVSLVACRNLLGGGALAGGALLPAPADASTLWSSYLDAWHPIGTGGTPSAPPYLAIIATLATLLFGSTGLALTVLLVCSVPLAGFTAYFASRPLVESRLLRAWAAVVYAFLPAATGALAGGRVGTAVLAVLLPLIARAGVAASGLTHASGARGSWRATWAYALLLTITTAFTPIVWPVALVLGLAVLAVRRGEITAYGLRLLAQLGTPLLILAPWSLSLLPFGFFTQAGLDFGPSSATAIDLLGASPGGPGTVDGLMLIGIVLAALAALLRSERTFGVRASWAVALVGLVFAVLSNGSTWAGPATLVYGLALLAAAVIGADGARTRVAEQSFGWRQPVAALIAFASAAGPLLLAAGWMIGGADGPLERRDPVQVPAFVAAEAGNRDQPRTLVLDSDSAAHVGYMLVRGSGARLGDAELAAADGENGRLDKIVANLVAGSGADQADELGKFAVGYVLVHKGAPREVTRVLDATPGLKRLSQQNGSALWRVDQEVSRAAVVAKSGTGTPVPVAAGPVDIHTTLPGGSGDRVLRLADAVADGWTATLDGEALTPTTVDGWAQGFELPASGGVLDVTYDDPFTHTVWLWTQGFLALVLVVLALPGRRRDVDDDLPEEEPLAEGAADGEGRRARRLRAQAEAETEAEADPGFGFGSGSEEAAHDGEFPSQAPEESPVVVPQQQSYGEWDQADYSDQYAGEQYQGAQQYQGGGYDQQAYDPYQAGQYDPYAYDGQPQQTPYDGQAEQSAYDGQAQQAAYDQNYQQQGYDPAAYGQGGYDPAYDPDRHPHGTGSERPDRSQQ
- the cofD gene encoding 2-phospho-L-lactate transferase yields the protein MRIVVLAGGIGGARFLRGLKQAVPDADITVIGNTGDDIHLFGLKVCPDLDTVMYTLGGGINEEQGWGRADETFHLKEELAAYGAGPGWFGLGDRDFATHIVRTQMIGAGYPLSAVTEALCDRWKPGVRLIPMTDDRVETHVAVEVDGENKAVHFQEYWVRLRASVPARAVVPVGAEQAKPAPGVLEAVAAADVILFPPSNPVVSVGTILAVPGIREAIADAGVPVVGLSPIVGDAPVRGMADKVLAAVGVESAAAAVAEHYGSGLLDGWLVDTVDAGAVERVEAAGIRCRAVPLMMTDLDATARMAREALALAEEVRTV
- a CDS encoding coenzyme F420-0:L-glutamate ligase, whose product is MSGSGSTGTGYRVWAVGGLPEVRAGDDLTKLIAAAEPGLADGDVLLVTSKIVSKAEGRIVHAEDREAAIDAETVRVVARRGTLRIVENRQGLVMAAAGVDASNTPAGTVLLLPEDPDASARLIRDGLRDALGVEVGVVVTDTFGRPWRAGLTDVAIGAAGVRVLDDLRGGTDAHGNPLSATVVATADELAAAGDLVKGKASALPVAVVRGLGHVVVTDDAGARVMVRGARDDMFRLGTSEAVRLAVTQRRTVRSFTDEPVDPGAVRRAVAAAVTAPAPHHTTPWRFVLLESAASRVRLLDAMRDAWIADLRRDGKSEESIAKRVRRGDVLRDAPCLVVPCLVMDGSHTYGDARRDAAEREMFVVATGAGVQNFLVALAGERLGSAWVSSTMFCRDVVREALELPDDWDPMGAVAVGHPAQEPRARAEREAGDFIAVR
- a CDS encoding cysteine dioxygenase; translated protein: MNSDSDLQIAGDLLEVPHLLQAPREHPATVAEFVGLARSVAADRDRWAHLVRYDATTRWYHRLRTGPGYEVWLLSWVPGQGSGLHDHGRSSGVLTVLDGELTERTERGKRVLTAGVQRVFAPGYAHEVVNDALEPAVSLHVYFPGLTEMPMHPGSGLLTAAGTGSAEGARRTPMACTALAAHGPTDPVGP